The following DNA comes from Streptomyces sp. NBC_00273.
CAAGAACGCCTGCGCTGTTACGGCATCAGCGAAGACAGCATTGTGGAACGACGCTTCCTCATCGACGCCCTGGCGCGCGCTCGCGCACTCCTGCCCCTGCCCAGGCCGCTCTCGCTGGCCCGGCTCGCCTATCACTGCGCCCGCGACTCCCACTACTTCGACCTCAACGACAACGGCCGCGGCTCGCTACTCGTTCTCCTTGCCCGGGACCTCCTGAACGCAGGACACCCCGACACTCCAGCGGGTGAACGCGGACTCCTGGCCCGCCTCGGCATCTTCGCCGACCGCCTGTCCCAGACCGTTCTCCTGCTGAACATCCAGGCCATCGGCGACGGCCCCAGCGATCGAGCACTGAACCTTGCCTACGAGGACCGGCGCACTGTCCACCTCACACTGCACGACCTCACTGCACATCCTCCGACTCTTGAGTCCAGCCAGAGGCTGCTCGTGGTCGAGAACGTCTCTCTCATCGACGAAGCGCTGGAACGCGGCTTCACCAAACCGATTGCCTGCACGCGAGGAACCCTCAGCGCCGTCGACCACACCCTGCTCGCCCTCGCCCACGCCGGGGGCCTTTCCATCGACTACGCCGGGGACCACGACCCATGGGGGCACGCCATTGCCGCCACCGTCCACACTCGCTACCGCGCCACGCTTGTCGCCATGGACGATGCCGCACATCGCAGCGCTGTTGAGTCCGAGCCCGACTGGAGCCGACTCCCATGCGCCAGCAGCGAAAACAAAGACCACGAAACCCCTCACGGCCGTGGCGGCGGAGAGGGCAGAGTCTTCCAAGAGAACATCGCCATCATCGACATGCTGCTTGGCCCCAGCCGCACCGACCCCCTGCGATCAGGCAACGCAGCATCATTCGCGCAGAGCCCCACCACACCAGCGTGACTGCGGCCGACGTCCCGAGCCAACGAACGAAGCCGACGCTTCGCCAATGACGCCGTGCCGCTTATCCGCAGAGGCGGCGGCAGCGCGTCGACCCTGGCACACCCAATCAGACGGACGAGTGCGGCCGCAGGATGTGGCCTCCAGCACGCGGACCGCATTGGTGCAGCCGAGTTGAGGCCCGTGGGGCTGTAGGAGCATCTCCACGGGCCACGTGCGCTGCATCGCCAGGTAGGCCGGCCAATGTCTCATCGGCCGGCCTACCTCTGCGACCGGCAGGTTTCGTCCTCAGCGACATCGGGTGTGCTTTCAAGGCTCTCCAGACGCACTCGTCAGCGAACTACCGTTGTGCATAGGTGAGTTAAGAAGTCGGATAGGTGGGGCGGCTACCCGTCGTGATCTGCGATGCCATGACTGATCAGTCATGTGCATCTACCGGTCCGGGCGGTTGCGGTGGCCGAGTAGCCGACAAGCAGACATCCGAAGTCGTCGGGTGCGGCACGCAGTGCCTCTTCATCCCTTTAATGTGCAGGTGGGGGAACGTGGTGCTGTGCGATGCGAGGCACTCAGTGCCGGATGAGATCTTCGTCACTTCGAATTCCAACACGCCGTCATGCGCGTGCAATTGCATGAGTTGCTGAATTCATCGGAGAGTGTTTAGCGCTCATGCAATGTTGATCGATTTTGTTCGCTTTCGAAGCCTTCCGGGATCGCTACCGCAGGGACTCCCGCTAATTTGTCTGCCCCGGCGGCCAGATCTCTGCGGATTCCGTGGATCAATGGCAAGGCGAGGGCTTCGGGGGAGTAGCGTTTCGTGATGCGAGTGGGGCCCCGGACGGGCTAGGAACCAACACAGGGCCCCCTCGTACTACTTGACCAAGCCGATCGACACCTCACGAAGGAAGTGCCAGACATGTGGCTCGACCGTATTCCCGCCGCAATCCGTCTCCAGGCCGCGGCAGGTCCCGACGCTAACATTCCTCACCTTGCAGTGGGTGAAACCCGAACCTTCCGTGCCTGGGATGTCACCATCCAGGTCGGCGCCTTCATCGCCATCGTCATCGTTCCGCTGATCATGATCACCGGAGCCTGGCAGGCCCCGGCCGCGGTCGGACTCTGCGGCATGGTCTTCATGGCCGTACGCCGCTCCCACTTCCGCTACCAGCGGATTCGCCTCAGCTGACCATGCCCTGGTCCGGTTCCCGCTCCCACACGGGCCGGAACCGGACCAGCGTCCGGCCAGTCCGCTCATCACGTTTCGAAAGGCCCGATTCCTCCCTGTCGAGGGGTGGTCAGGTCGGCGGCAGCGGAGAGAAAACGAATCGATCAGGCATAGCGGGAGAGCAAGTGGCAAGCAAAGAAGCCCCCCACGAGGCTCTGTGCAGGCAGTGCGGCGTGGAACTTGAACAGAAGAGCGGCCGAGGCCGCAGGAAGACGTACTGCGGACGGCTCTGCCGCAGCAGGGCACAGCGCCACCGCACCGGACGAGCCCCCCAGCAGGCGGACACGACACCCCGCGGGTCACGACCCATCGCCCGCTCCGTTGCCGAGGAGCTCGTGAACATGGCGCTAGACCTGCTGGACGCGGAGTACGAAGGAATCCCCCTGCAGGAACTGATGACCAAGGCATCGGCGATCGCCAGAGAGACCGAGCACTACACGAGCGCGGCCGTCCACGACGCTCGCCTGGCCGGCGCCAGCTGGCAGGAGGTCGCACGCGCCGCCGTCGTCGGGGAGACCACCGCACGCTCCCGCTGGAACGAAGCTCAAGTCATGCGGCGCATGGCAGCCCGTTCCCGAGAACGCAACACCATGCGACGGCAGGCGCAGCCGGTGCTGACCCCATCCAGGGGCACGGAAGGAGAGCCCCTGGCCGTCAGCCGCGCCTCCCGCCAGCTAGCCGGCGCGCTGTCCTACCTCTACAAGGAGAGCGGACTCAGCATCCGTGAGGTCGCCGACAACATCGAACGATCTCCCTCCTATGTCTCCAGGATCCTGTCGGTGGCGCGGACCCCGTCCTGGCAGGTCGTCTGCAAGCTGGCCGAACTGTTCGGCGGTGACCCGGAGGCTCTGCGGGTGTTGTGGGAGAACACCCAGGGCCTCGCTGCTCAGCCGCAGGACCTGGTGGAGACGACCGTCCGCCTCAACGGCGCGCTGCGCGGCCTGCACCTGTCGGCAGGCTGTCCCCCCGTAAAGGACATCTGCGATGAAACCCGTGGAGACCTCGACGCCGAGGACATCGCCGACATCCTCAATGGAGGACAGATCCCGACATGGGAGAAGACCGGCATCTTCATCTCCGCCGTCGGCGGCTGCCCCGCAGACTTCAGACCTCTGTGGGAGGCGGTATACAACGCCTTCCTCACCGCCTGCGACCCCGAACCGCCCTCCCAACATCACGGCCTCATCGACCCTGAAGAGGAAACGCGATGACCAGCTCACACCACAGCGCACCGCCCGCCCCCATCGCGGTCCCCGCGGCGGGGGTCCCCATCCGCGACACCCCGCTCACCGTCACCCTCCCCGCCGACTACACCGCCTTCTGCGTACGCAACCAGCAGGCATACATCACCTACGCCCGAGCCCGTTCGCAGGATGCACAGCTGGCCCGCCGCATCGTGGAGTCGGTGCTCAGCGCGCTGGTCGTCATCTGGCCCACCGTGATCGCCAGCGACCGACCGGCCTCAGTGGCATGGCGAATGCTCAGCACCCAGGTCGCCGCCGCCACCCGCCAGGCACGACGCCAGCGCAAAGACCGGGTCCGCGACACCATGCACTCGACGCTTCCCGCCGAACAGGCCGACGTCCTGCTGCTGCGCTACCGGCTCAACCTGAGCTGGGCACAGACCGCCGAACTGATGGGCCTGGAGGAATCAGAGGTGGCATTCCAACTCGCCAGGGGCATCAGCCGGCTCACCGACGCCGACACTGAGAGCGGCAGCACCTCCGTGTTCACGTAAGCCCCGGCGCACTGCCGGCGCACGCCATATGCCAAAGACACATGGATATCGTCAATCCGCCCCCATCGGAGACGGATTGATCCGCTTACCTGCTGCGCACCGTGTACCGGACATGGGATGCTTTCCCATCACGGGTCGGCGAACGGGATACGCGGGTGAAGCACTTAATGGGCCTGGGGCAGAGACCGTTGTCGAAGACCGTCGAAATGCCTCCGGCCCGCACATCTCGCGGGACAGACGCCTTCGTGGCCAGCACGGCACGCATGTACGACTTCTTCCTGGACGGGAAGGATCACTACCCGGCCGACCAGAGAGCCTGCCACCGGCTCATGGACATCGCGCCCCAGATTCAGACACTGGCCCGCGCACAGCGACGGTTCCAGCTGAGGGCCGTACGGGAAATGGCCCGAAACCACCAGGTGACACAGTTCATCGACTTCGGATGCGGCATGCCCACCTGGGAGAACACCCACGAAGTCGCACGGCGCTCCCATGCTGCGAGCACCGTCCTCTACGTGGACCACGACCCGACGGTCGTAGCGCACGGGCAGGCACTGCTGGAAGAAGAGGGAACGAGCGCGGTCGTCCACGGCGACCTACGCGAGTCCCGAGACGTCCTGACCCACCCAGACACCACCGACCTCATCGACTTCACGAAGCCCGTGGCCCTCCTGCTCGTCTCCGTGCTGCACTGCCTGCCCGATAGGGACGAACCCCACTTCCTGGTCAACGACCTGATGAGGCAGCTACCAGCCGGTAGCTACCTCATCGCCAGTCATCTCGTCAGCGAAGACGCCCTGCTGCGCGAAAGCGTTACCCGTCTCATGCGCGACTCCACCGGAGGCCACTGGGGCCGGGTCCGCACTTCAGGAGAAGCCGCAGCCTTTTTCGAAGACATGGACATCATCGGCCCGCCACCGGGCCCCGTCACCGCCTGGCAGTCCGAGTCCGAACTCGACCGGGTCGTCCCCGGCCCACTCCTCGAGTTCGGGGCTGTAGCCCGCAAACGCAGCTAGACCCGCCCAGGCGACCTGGCCGGGGGACGCGGGCTGCGGCACCTTGCGGCGCGGTCGGGTCACCCCACCGCGACCAAGAACGAGGGTGATCCTGGAACAGGGCCCACGGAATCGGGCTCTCAACCAGTGCCCGGCCAGGTCCTACTCGAGCTCCCGCGCGATCCGCCGCAGCTCCTTGCGCGTCTGCGCCGGGCTGAGCGCCATCACCGCCAGGTCGTCGAGCATGAGCCGATACCGGCCCGTCTCCTCCGGCTTGTCGAGGTAGTTGGCTCCCGTGGGATGCTCCAAATAGACGACATCGGGAAGGCCGTACTCCTCGAACCGCAGCAGCGTCACAGGGGAGCCGATCGCCACACAGCCCGGCGGCAGGACCTGAATCTTGATGTTCGGCCGGCGCGACATCGTGATCAGGTGCTGGATCTGGCCCCGCATCACTTCCCGGCCGCCCACGGGGCGCTGCAGCACGGGCCAGTCGAGCACCGCCCACAGGTGAGGGGCATCGGGCCGCTCCAGGAGGTCCTGCCGGCGCAACCGCAGCTCCACCTTCGCCCGGATTTCCTCAGCCGTGGCCGGGAAACCACCCTGAGCTACGGCGTACGCATACTCCGCGGTCTGCAGAAGCCCGGGAACCAGCTGCACCTCGAAGGTGCGGATGACCTTCGAACCCTCCTGGAGCCCGACGAACTTGTCGAACCACTTCGGGATGATCGCCGAGCCGTACCGCTCCCACCAGCCCGCCTCCTTCGACCGCCGGGCCAGCTCGCAGACCGTCTCCAGCTCATGCTGCGCGCCGTACATCCGCAGCATGACCTCGATGTCGCCCTCGCGGAGTGGGGACTCGCCCCGCTCAAGACGGCTGATCTTCGCTTCGGAGCAGTCGAGGACCTCGCTCGCGTCCTTGGCTGAAATCTCTGCCGCTTCACGAAGCGCCCTCAGCCGATAGCCGAGGATCATCGTCAATACGGTCGGGGTGAAGCCGGGAAGCGTGAGGTAGCGCTCAAGCGGCGGATGGCCAAGAGGATCTGGAACGGCGGACACTGGGTCTCCTGCGCGGTGACGAGTGCAAGAATTATCCCACGCAGGAGCCAGCGCAACATCCGAACGCCCCTATTTTCCCAGGGCTGTTATGCAATCAGGGAGTCGAACTCCCCTTCCCGTGCTCCATCGAGGAAGGCAACGATCTCCGCGCGCGTGTAGACCAGGGCCGGCCCCTGAGGGAAGCGCGAGTTGCGCATCGCGATCCCACCGTTCCCAAGCGCCGCCAACTCTACGCAGTTACCCGTCGGTCCACTGTGCCGACTCTTCACCCACGTCACACCTTCGAGTGAATCGGCCGGAATTCCATTGCTGTAGCTCGCCATGACGCTATGCCCCTTCGGTGTTGGTGCGGTCCCACTGCAATGCCTGGCGGTCATCACGGTGGGCGGCAGATCTGACATCCCTCTTTCGTGCATGCAATTACCGATGCAATTGCACGGGCGGTGGAGTGGGCTGGATACTAGCCGCACCAGGCAGCCGCCGACTCTGAACAAACGTGCACCGACTGGGGAGATGGGCAGTGCGTACACCAGCCGCGATTACGCAGTGCGACGGGAGCGATGGCCGAATGGCGCGGGACCTGGCCGGAATGATCCCACTCGAAATTGGTAATCTGGCCGTGTCGGGCGCCCCGGACTGGGGACTTGCGCTGGGGCTCAGCACCGCGGGCTTCGCTGCCCGTAGCTTCACCGACTCCGATCGGACCTGCTGTCGCATCCGAGGCTTCATCGAGGCCGTACTGGGTGAATGGGGCATTGGACCCGGCCCTAGCCGTGACGCCACGCTGACCGTTGCGTGGGAGCTCGTGGGCAACGCGATCCGGCACGCACTTCGTGAAGGCCACCAGGGCAGCGGAGCCTGGCTCGGCCTGGTCCGCAAGGACAGCGCCATTCTGGTCGCCATCTCGGACCCGAACCCCCAGCCTCCCCGTCCGGTCCGCCCCGACATCATGGACGAGAGCGGACGAGGACTCGTGCTCGTTTCCGTGCTGAGCACGGCTTGGGGGTGGACCTTCTCCCCAACGGGAGGCAAGACAGTATGGGCCCGGGTCCCGACCTTGCAGAAGACCATCTGACGTCATTGCAGGCCCAGTTGATGGTCCGCGGGAAGAACGCGGCAGATGCGGATCGGGACCCGGTCGCATCCCTGCGCCGGAAGCCTCCCGGCCGAGCGCGCACGTGACCGATCTCAGCCCATCGCGCCGTGGACCCGATGGGTCGACGGGCTGACCGGGTTTGGGTGGGCTCCACCGCCACTTCGAAGGCATCCGTGCCGGCCGTCCCGCCACTGCAGCTCTCCAGAAGCCGAGTCAAACGACCAGGCAGCCAACGCACCGATGGCGACCAGACTCTCCACTTCCGCCCTGAAGCGCGCTTCGGAAAGGGCGCAGATGCGGGCCAGGTCGGCAAGATCGGCAGTGCCGCAGGCACTTCCGGGGGAGCGGTGAGCAGCCAACGTGACAGCAATCAGTCGCACCGTGGCTGGCTGCGCGCGCATGGCAGGGCAGTGTGCCCAACACAGGGCCAGGCCGGCTGCCCGCGAACGGAGGGCACGCCCCGGGGCCTGGGTGAGGACCGTCGCATCCAGCAGTTGCGCCTGGCGGTCGCCCGAAGGCTCCTGCGTGTGATGTAGCCAGTAGGCCTGCTCTAGTTGCTGCCACGCTCCGGTCTCCCGGCCGGCCAGGAGCATGCCGCGCAGGAGACCGTTGGGCATACGCAAGCGTCCGTGCCGGTCCGCGCGCAGTGCGCACTGCAGGGCGAGCAGGCGGGCCTGAGGGTCGGTGGACGGGGGGAGGGCGGCCGCGAGGTACGAGAGCATGTCGCGGATTCGCTCATGAGGGCTGAGGCCCGGAGGCGCGGGGGAGCGGCGCCGCCCGCTCCGTGGAGGCGGGGTGCCAGCCGGTGTCTCGGGGACAACGGCGGCATCGTGAGTAACGGCGGCGCAGCTGGTGCAGACGTCAGCCAGCCGCCATAGGCGGCCGCCGCGTTCGCGGGCCAAGGCCAGCACCACCGGGCCACCGCAGCCGCGATGGCGGGGGTGCCAGCGGCAGCCCCGTTCGTGGCACTGGCAGGTCCGCAGATGTCGCGGTAGAGCCTCGAGTCTGGCGTGCCCGGCCAGGTGAGCGAGTGCTGCCGAGCGGGCTGTCGCACTACGCACACGCGCGGCAGCGGGACCGCACTGGGGGCAGGCGAGTTGAGGGCCGTGGGGCTGCGGTCGCAGTTCCACGGTCCACGTGCGCCGCACTGCCAGGTGGGGCGTCCAGAGCCTCATCGGCCGGCCTTCCTTATCGACCGCCAGGCCTGAGCCGTAGACGGGACACCACCGGGGACTCGAGGTGACGGCCGCACCGTAGTGCAGACATCTGCCCTGCGCGAGGTCGGTGTCACCTGCGGAAATAGGGCAGAGGTCTGCACTGACAGGGCAGGGGTCTGCACCGTCCGATGGTGTGGTGACGATCTTGCCGCCCGAACCGAACCTCGAAGCGCTGCGCCAGGAACTCGCGCGCCTGAGGGGTGAGCGCGGCTGGAGCTATGACGAACTGGCCAGCCGGACTGGCTTGTCCAGGCGCACCCTCATCGAAATTGAGCAAGGTCGCACCACTGGCTCCCTGCCCACCTGGCATGCCCTCGGCCATGCCTTCGATGTCCCGCTCGGCGGCCTCTTCGTAGCACTCTGCGACGGCCACGAACCGCCCGGCGGCAAGAGCCCCTAGGCGCCGACTGCTCCTGCCCGCAGACCACCCGAACCGGTGACGCAGCGGGAACGAACAAGCGATGCTCGGATGTATGCCCACCACGGTTGGGCCGGTCGGGCGACAGCAGCGGTGCGGCCCCACAATCGCAGCGTGTCGGCTGGAATCTTCGCGGCCATGCGCTCCACAAACACCCACTTGGGCCACCTCCGGGACGGTAGCTCACCCCGGCACCGCCACCGCGCTCTGCGAATCGCCACGGACAGTCCCAGCTGCCTGCTCCGAACGGCTGAGGGCGGCCTGTGCCCCGACTGTGGCAACCAGGTCCACTGGTACCGAGGCATCGAACACCAGCCCGTCCGCCTCCACCCACACGAACTGCCCACCGCAGCCGTCCCCGAAGTCCACCGCTGGCACATCGGCGCCGGCGTCGCCTATCCGGCGGGCGACGGAAGCCCCTGGTGCCGCATCGCCCACCGCACCCTCTGCCCAGCACACGACACCCCCGAACACCTGACGCAGCCCCTCGTCAGGCTGCGCCAGCGCCTTGCCCTGCAGACCCGGCGCCTTCTCGACGACGGCGCCTTCACACCACCCGGCCAACACGCCCCTGCAGGGTCCCGGCCCATGCCGCCGTGTCGGCCCGCCAGGCCCGTCGTGGACGTCCTCGGTAGCCGCTACCTCGCTAAACAGCCCATCCAGGAGATCCGATGCGTGGCCCGGACCCACAGAGGCACCCGCTGCCTGAACCGTGTCCTCGCATCGCGGAAACCGCACGGCACCTGGAGGCTCACCACCCTCCTACCAGGCCGCCCACCGGTACTGCCCGCAGTCGAGATCGCCGTCTACGACCTCGGGCACCTGGCCCACGCCGAGCAGCAGCGCTGGCGCGCCCAGCGCTGCCCCACCCACGCCCTGATTCCCAAAGCCGCAGACATGGCCCGGGATGACTGGGAGATCTTCGATCCCCTGCTCCACCGTCAGCACGTCGCCACCCGGCTGCCAGTCGGCGCTCAGGGCCGGCCTCGAGGACGAGCGTGAAGGCCACACCGAGGCCGTGCACCACAGCCAACGGGGAAGACCCTGACCTGCGGTGAGAATCCGCACCACCCCCACCCAACCGCCCCTGCCCACGCGATGGAGCGACCACGTGCTCAACCCCACGGACGAACAGGCCCACGCCGCCGACCGCTTCCGCGCCGGCGACCACATCGCTCTCCAAGCAGGGGCGGGCACCGGCAAGACCACCACCCTGGCCCTGCTCGCCACAGGAACCAGACGCTGCGGCCGCTACCTCGCCTTCAACAGAGCCATCGCCCTGGACGCCGCCAGCCGCTTCCCCGCCCACGTCACGTGCAAGACCGCACACTCCCTCGCCTACGCCGCGGTCGG
Coding sequences within:
- a CDS encoding DUF2399 domain-containing protein; translated protein: MPSDLLDPDIRPLWQSLANRLGQGDAPETIKTVTVPLARPARARVAGWLAHTTSRGRLRSLRTGANGTTIPVPQLLAALGYTHHDLRNLVEAAGLHIPDTADTRTAARRLRREIDAHAVRSLPDTPLLQERLRCYGISEDSIVERRFLIDALARARALLPLPRPLSLARLAYHCARDSHYFDLNDNGRGSLLVLLARDLLNAGHPDTPAGERGLLARLGIFADRLSQTVLLLNIQAIGDGPSDRALNLAYEDRRTVHLTLHDLTAHPPTLESSQRLLVVENVSLIDEALERGFTKPIACTRGTLSAVDHTLLALAHAGGLSIDYAGDHDPWGHAIAATVHTRYRATLVAMDDAAHRSAVESEPDWSRLPCASSENKDHETPHGRGGGEGRVFQENIAIIDMLLGPSRTDPLRSGNAASFAQSPTTPA
- a CDS encoding helix-turn-helix domain-containing protein, which codes for MALDLLDAEYEGIPLQELMTKASAIARETEHYTSAAVHDARLAGASWQEVARAAVVGETTARSRWNEAQVMRRMAARSRERNTMRRQAQPVLTPSRGTEGEPLAVSRASRQLAGALSYLYKESGLSIREVADNIERSPSYVSRILSVARTPSWQVVCKLAELFGGDPEALRVLWENTQGLAAQPQDLVETTVRLNGALRGLHLSAGCPPVKDICDETRGDLDAEDIADILNGGQIPTWEKTGIFISAVGGCPADFRPLWEAVYNAFLTACDPEPPSQHHGLIDPEEETR
- a CDS encoding sigma factor-like helix-turn-helix DNA-binding protein, with translation MTSSHHSAPPAPIAVPAAGVPIRDTPLTVTLPADYTAFCVRNQQAYITYARARSQDAQLARRIVESVLSALVVIWPTVIASDRPASVAWRMLSTQVAAATRQARRQRKDRVRDTMHSTLPAEQADVLLLRYRLNLSWAQTAELMGLEESEVAFQLARGISRLTDADTESGSTSVFT
- a CDS encoding SAM-dependent methyltransferase yields the protein MPPARTSRGTDAFVASTARMYDFFLDGKDHYPADQRACHRLMDIAPQIQTLARAQRRFQLRAVREMARNHQVTQFIDFGCGMPTWENTHEVARRSHAASTVLYVDHDPTVVAHGQALLEEEGTSAVVHGDLRESRDVLTHPDTTDLIDFTKPVALLLVSVLHCLPDRDEPHFLVNDLMRQLPAGSYLIASHLVSEDALLRESVTRLMRDSTGGHWGRVRTSGEAAAFFEDMDIIGPPPGPVTAWQSESELDRVVPGPLLEFGAVARKRS
- a CDS encoding helix-turn-helix domain-containing protein translates to MSAVPDPLGHPPLERYLTLPGFTPTVLTMILGYRLRALREAAEISAKDASEVLDCSEAKISRLERGESPLREGDIEVMLRMYGAQHELETVCELARRSKEAGWWERYGSAIIPKWFDKFVGLQEGSKVIRTFEVQLVPGLLQTAEYAYAVAQGGFPATAEEIRAKVELRLRRQDLLERPDAPHLWAVLDWPVLQRPVGGREVMRGQIQHLITMSRRPNIKIQVLPPGCVAIGSPVTLLRFEEYGLPDVVYLEHPTGANYLDKPEETGRYRLMLDDLAVMALSPAQTRKELRRIARELE
- a CDS encoding DUF397 domain-containing protein — translated: MASYSNGIPADSLEGVTWVKSRHSGPTGNCVELAALGNGGIAMRNSRFPQGPALVYTRAEIVAFLDGAREGEFDSLIA
- a CDS encoding ATP-binding protein; its protein translation is MARDLAGMIPLEIGNLAVSGAPDWGLALGLSTAGFAARSFTDSDRTCCRIRGFIEAVLGEWGIGPGPSRDATLTVAWELVGNAIRHALREGHQGSGAWLGLVRKDSAILVAISDPNPQPPRPVRPDIMDESGRGLVLVSVLSTAWGWTFSPTGGKTVWARVPTLQKTI
- a CDS encoding helix-turn-helix transcriptional regulator, which gives rise to MTILPPEPNLEALRQELARLRGERGWSYDELASRTGLSRRTLIEIEQGRTTGSLPTWHALGHAFDVPLGGLFVALCDGHEPPGGKSP
- a CDS encoding DUF6083 domain-containing protein; translated protein: MSAGIFAAMRSTNTHLGHLRDGSSPRHRHRALRIATDSPSCLLRTAEGGLCPDCGNQVHWYRGIEHQPVRLHPHELPTAAVPEVHRWHIGAGVAYPAGDGSPWCRIAHRTLCPAHDTPEHLTQPLVRLRQRLALQTRRLLDDGAFTPPGQHAPAGSRPMPPCRPARPVVDVLGSRYLAKQPIQEIRCVARTHRGTRCLNRVLASRKPHGTWRLTTLLPGRPPVLPAVEIAVYDLGHLAHAEQQRWRAQRCPTHALIPKAADMARDDWEIFDPLLHRQHVATRLPVGAQGRPRGRA